From a region of the Candidatus Bathyarchaeota archaeon genome:
- a CDS encoding PKD domain-containing protein encodes MRFSYLLLASFLATVIMLSLASPSACYLPEDVNHDGRVDMDDIMAVKEAYGYQSGNKYWNPNVDVVADGKIDIFDVVKIIAKFGAHMPVASFTESAHTAPVGIPIEFDPSESYDYNGTILLYEWDFDGDGVYDKSTTFPDVVSFVYLIPREYNVTLRVTDDDGLTDTAMDTKMITSTGVIPEVPLGTIVALAAMMVALMAYAMPRWRRKRQGVNP; translated from the coding sequence ATGCGATTCTCATATCTACTGTTGGCATCTTTCCTAGCCACCGTCATAATGCTTTCCCTTGCAAGCCCAAGTGCTTGTTACTTACCAGAAGATGTCAACCATGATGGCAGAGTTGATATGGATGACATTATGGCAGTGAAGGAAGCCTACGGTTATCAATCTGGTAACAAGTATTGGAATCCAAACGTAGATGTTGTTGCTGATGGAAAGATAGACATTTTCGATGTAGTGAAAATAATAGCGAAGTTTGGCGCACATATGCCTGTGGCATCGTTTACAGAGAGCGCGCACACTGCGCCTGTGGGCATACCCATAGAATTTGACCCTAGTGAGAGTTATGATTATAACGGAACGATCCTCTTGTATGAATGGGATTTTGATGGTGATGGCGTCTATGATAAGAGCACAACATTTCCTGATGTGGTATCCTTTGTATACTTGATCCCTAGAGAATATAATGTCACTCTCAGGGTAACAGACGATGATGGTCTAACAGATACAGCTATGGATACAAAAATGATAACATCAACTGGTGTTATTCCAGAAGTTCCGCTTGGGACAATTGTGGCTTTAGCTGCAATGATGGTCGCACTGATGGCCTATGCCATGCCAAGGTGGAGAAGAAAGCGACAAGGCGTCAATCCATAG
- a CDS encoding nitroreductase family protein, whose product MDIFETIETRRSIRKYKPGSISNKELKMIFEAARLAPSAANRQPWRFVVVRDAERKQALAKAANNQMFLADAAAIVTAIGDPEISERWYEKDPKIAVEHMVLAAAALGYGTCWIGLSTKRK is encoded by the coding sequence ATGGATATTTTTGAAACAATAGAAACTCGGAGAAGCATCAGAAAATATAAACCTGGCTCTATTTCAAATAAAGAGTTGAAGATGATTTTTGAAGCTGCCCGCTTGGCGCCTTCTGCCGCTAACCGACAGCCGTGGCGCTTTGTGGTGGTGCGCGATGCGGAAAGGAAGCAGGCTCTGGCTAAGGCAGCAAACAATCAGATGTTCTTAGCAGATGCTGCGGCAATTGTAACGGCTATAGGTGATCCTGAAATATCTGAAAGATGGTATGAGAAAGACCCCAAAATAGCGGTGGAACATATGGTTCTGGCGGCTGCTGCCTTGGGCTATGGTACATGCTGGATAGGGCTTTCAACGAAGAGGAAGTGA